Within bacterium, the genomic segment AGTCGCTCTCCCAGGACGGAATGTTCGTCATTATCGCGACTATTAACTTAAAGACCGGAAAACTCCGAAAATCCCCGGATATCATTTCGCGCGGGTTTGTCTATCTTCGTGAATCCCAGGAACTGCTTCAGCAGGCGCGTTTGATTATCAAGAAAACCGTGGAAGAGACAACACACGGAATGCACCCTATAGACTTCGATTACCTCAAGGAAAACATCACCGAAACCGTAAGCGGATTTTTGTACCAAAAAACGGCGAAGACCCCGATTGTCATTCCCGTCGTTCTGGGACTGTAACTTCTCTTGGATTTCTTTCCGCGATACAATTAATCACGTATGAATTTCCCGTTTTTTCGGAAGACGAATGACTCTCTTTCCGCTGTGTACATAGCAAACTTGCTATTGTCTTTTCACTATTTCCTTATTCTCTACATCAACTCCTCGTTTCTCAATTTGTATGTGACCGAGAAGACTGTGGGGACTCTGTATACCGCGGGTTCCGTCATCAACCTTGTACTTCTTCTTGTCGCGCCATATCTTCTTAACCTCATCGGCAACTACAGACTGGTGCTTGGATTCATAGCGCTTGAGGGAGTAGCCGTTCTTGGGCTGTCATTTGCGTCTGTACCGACATTTGCCGCCACATTTTTTCTCATTCATATAGCGGTCATAGGCATGGTCAGCTTTTGTCTTGATATTTTTGTCGAAAAATACTCCGGGAGCGAGGGCGAGACGGGGGGGATTCGTGGATTGTATCTTACCCTTTCAAATACGGCGCTGGTTATCGCTCCCTCGGTAGTTGCATTTCTTCTTCCACGGGGAGATTTTGGAGCGGTGTATCTGCTTTCTCTCCTGTTCCTCTTCCCCGCCTTCAGCCTTATAAGGAAAAAACTGAAAGGATTTTCCAATACAACACGCGTGATAAGTTTCTCCAAAGAAATGGAGCGGTATCGGAAAGACAAGAATCTAAGAAATATATTCATTGTTAACCTTGTGTTGCAGATTTTTTACGCATGGATGATTATTTATGTCCCGATATACCTGTCTTCGTACATAGGTTTTTCATGGGACAAACTTGGGCTTCTGTTCACTTTCATGCTTTTGCCTTTTCTTTTGTTTGAATTGCCGTTGGGAAAAATTGCCGACCTGTTTTTGGGAGAAAAAGAAATACTCGTTGCCGGACTTGCCATAATGGCGGCCGCTACTTCACTCGTTACATACCTTTCCACGGCCTCTTTCGTTCTTTGGGCAATTGTGTTATTCCTCACGCGCGTCGGAGCAAGTGCGGTTGAAATTATGACGGAAAGTTATTTCTTCAAACACGTCAATGCCACCGATTATGACGCCATCAGCGTGTTCCGCATGACACGCCCAATTTCTTATATCGTGGCACCTCTCATTGCGGCTCTCGCACTCAGCACACTTCCTTACCGGTTCATTTTCCTCGTCCTTGTAGGAGTCATATTACTTGCAATCGGACCAGCGCTTCGTCTTAAAGATACGCGCTAAAAATCACTCAGCAACATTTTTTACAAAGCGCTCACCTGCTTCCTGCGGCAGGTTCGCTAAACTCGTAAAATTTTTGGCCCAAGGCCAAACCAAGCAAATTTTCCTGCGAACATTGTAAAAAATGTTGTCTCGCTTTAACGGGCAGAGGGAAGGGTTTGAGAAAAATCGTAATCCTAAAATTATTTCCCCGCTTTGGCTATCTTTACTGCACTTTTGCGCACTTTTTTCACTGCTTTTTTACCTTCCGCTTCCATTTCCTTTTTTAAGTGTTTCCAGTAGTTTCCCAGCTCTTTTTCAAGGTCGGCGATTTCCTCTTTACCGATGTGTTTTGCGTTATTATAACGGGAAAGAATTTGTTTCACTATTGTTTGGTACGTATCCTTGTTGATGTCGGTAAGCACTTCAAGTTTTTCCAGGACTTCTCCCTTGGCCTTAAGCGCCCATCCTCGTATTTTAGCCCGTCTTTTTTTTGCATCCTTTGCGCCATACAAAAAATAAGCTGCGGCTGTAGCCGCAAGAGCCGAACCGACTGCGATACCAAGACCGATGTTATTTTTTTTATTCATATTATTTTTTGTTTTTTGTTTTTTTATTACTTTGTAAGCCCAAAATGCGGGTAAGAAAGTCCCCTGTTTTTTTACCCTCTTTCTTGATTGTTACACGCAATGAATGAACATCTTCAACGACCTCACTTCCTTCGTCTTTTATTTTCTTGGAAAGTCCACGTATGTCGGCCAAAATTCTTATCACATACCAAAGCGCCACCACAACAATAAGGGCAACCGCTACGACCGCAACTGTGGTTACAAAAAAGAAAGTATCGGCTCTTGTTACGGCATCCATAGGCTTTTACTGTGCATTATC encodes:
- a CDS encoding MFS transporter; this encodes MNFPFFRKTNDSLSAVYIANLLLSFHYFLILYINSSFLNLYVTEKTVGTLYTAGSVINLVLLLVAPYLLNLIGNYRLVLGFIALEGVAVLGLSFASVPTFAATFFLIHIAVIGMVSFCLDIFVEKYSGSEGETGGIRGLYLTLSNTALVIAPSVVAFLLPRGDFGAVYLLSLLFLFPAFSLIRKKLKGFSNTTRVISFSKEMERYRKDKNLRNIFIVNLVLQIFYAWMIIYVPIYLSSYIGFSWDKLGLLFTFMLLPFLLFELPLGKIADLFLGEKEILVAGLAIMAAATSLVTYLSTASFVLWAIVLFLTRVGASAVEIMTESYFFKHVNATDYDAISVFRMTRPISYIVAPLIAALALSTLPYRFIFLVLVGVILLAIGPALRLKDTR